In Aspergillus luchuensis IFO 4308 DNA, chromosome 1, nearly complete sequence, the following are encoded in one genomic region:
- a CDS encoding uncharacterized protein (COG:S;~EggNog:ENOG410PPHP), translated as MPPNTGKAIGDPSDDTYVAQVLAREARDSSLKYSAHGLEAYMPKRPTGAAPKPNTRFLRHIIRETDNHNTALKRKEEREARERMRQLRNQASSSSANDTNRDQRRSRRTSTDRESRRDRRRDREDKYDSSRRKHRSRSASEERGQSHRSRRRRDPQDTDDDRHRSSRRSRRHRSDSRSRSRSPEHGRDVDSRSHRRRYRNRHESSRSRSRSPGASDRRRTRDSERRGHRSSRDKELSRRNSTSTSKEKTFTHAPSKEETPLDDESDPLEDLVGPLPAKDNDHGYSAPIRSRGRGAYKPNMSNIDAHFAPDYDPTTDVHLEDDDAQAGSRPIRRPVAGLMTGDDDWELSLEALRDRAKWKQRGEERLREAGFSNEFVDRWKSNTTSTPGDDSEGRLEDVKWSKKGEGREWDRGKFVDQDGHIDVKASW; from the exons ATGCCTCCCAATACCGGAAAAGCAATCGGCGACCCCAGCGACGATACCTACGTTGCACAGGTGCTCGCACGAGAGGCACGGGATAGCTCCCTGAAATACTCGGCACATGGATTGGAAGCATACATGCCCAAAAG GCCTACAGGCGCCGCTCCTAAACCGAACACACGATTCCTCCGACATATAATCCGAGAGACGGACAATCACAATACAGCATTGAAACGGAAAGAAGAACGGGAGGCCAGGGAGCGAATGCGACAGTTGCGGAACCaggcctcatcctcttcagcgAACGATACGAATCGCGATCAACGTCGCAGTCGGCGTACGTCAACCGATCGAGAGTCGCGACGTGATAGAAGACGAGATCGTGAGGACAAATATGACTCTAGTCGAAGGAAACATAGGAGTCGCTCTGCATCGGAGGAGAGAGGCCAATCGCATAGGAGCCGACGGAGGCGTGACCCTCAAGATACCGATGACGACCGGCATAGATCCTCGAGAAGGAGTCGTCGCCACCGATCTGATTCTCGTTCAAGGAGTCGATCCCCGGAACACGGCCGGGATGTTGATTCTCGCAGCCATCGCCGACGATATCGCAACCGCCATGAGTCGTCACGATCACGTTCGCGGTCCCCAGGAGCATCTGACAGGCGCAGGACTAGAGATAGCGAGCGCAGGGGTCACCGCAGTTCTCGTGATAAGGAACTGTCTAGAAGAAATAGTACATCGacaagcaaagaaaaaacgTTTACTCATGCACCATCCAAGGAGGAAACGcctttggatgatgagtcGGATCCCCTTGAAGACCTTGTCGGACCCCTACCGGCGAAAGATAACGATCATGGGTATTCAGCGCCCATTCGTTCCCGCGGTCGCGGTGCCTACAAACCCAACATGAGCAACATCGATGCACACTTTGCCCCTGACTACGACCCCACTACGGATGTACatttggaggatgatgatgcgcaGGCAGGTAGCAGGCCTATCCGCCGTCCTGTCGCTGGTCTAATGACTGGAGATGACGACTGGGAGCTCTCTCTGGAGGCGTTGCGTGATCGGGCAAAATGGAAGCAGAGGGGCGAGGAGAGGTTGCGGGAAGCTGGCTTCAGTAACGAATTTGTGGACCGTTGGAAGAGCAACACTACCTCCACGCCAGGGGATGACTCAGAAGGCAGGCTAGAGGATGTGAAGTGGTCTAAGAAGGGTGAGGGGCGAGAGTGGGATCGGGGCAAGTTTGTTGATCAGGATGGGCATATTGACGTTAAAGCTTCCTGGTGA